A portion of the Deinococcus peraridilitoris DSM 19664 genome contains these proteins:
- a CDS encoding ABC transporter permease: MPDPNAGTAPSLPRSRAGRNNWWRGNGQIVGALVALVLLVLFNAIFTPNFLTAQTFYVNMTQVATIVIVGVGMTLVIATGGIDLSVGALMAIAGALAPMLFMNPPLGNPVLGLMLAFTVPVLVAGAFGLFNGALVSRFGIQPFIATLILFIAGRGIAQVMTNGNLQVFSNGAFQYIGLGRPFGIPFQVVLMLLVVALFAWIMARTIFGRQVLAVGGNEKAARLSGVPVGRVKLAVYAISGLLAGLAGLIVIAINSSSDANQVGLNMELDAIAAVAVGGTALTGGRATVIGTLLGALIIQLIRYTLLAKGVPDAAALVVKAGIILLAVYVQRQQH, encoded by the coding sequence ATGCCTGACCCGAATGCCGGAACCGCTCCTTCACTGCCGCGGTCCCGTGCCGGGCGCAACAACTGGTGGCGCGGCAACGGGCAGATTGTGGGCGCCCTCGTCGCGCTGGTGCTGCTGGTGCTGTTCAACGCGATCTTTACCCCGAATTTTCTGACTGCCCAGACCTTTTACGTGAACATGACCCAGGTCGCGACCATCGTGATCGTCGGCGTCGGCATGACGCTGGTGATCGCCACAGGCGGCATCGACCTTTCGGTGGGCGCGCTGATGGCCATCGCGGGCGCCCTCGCGCCGATGCTCTTCATGAACCCGCCGCTGGGCAATCCCGTGCTGGGCCTGATGCTGGCCTTCACGGTGCCGGTGCTGGTCGCGGGCGCCTTCGGGCTCTTCAACGGCGCACTCGTTTCACGTTTTGGCATTCAGCCCTTCATCGCCACCCTGATTCTGTTCATCGCGGGACGCGGCATCGCGCAGGTCATGACCAACGGCAATCTGCAGGTCTTTTCCAACGGTGCCTTTCAGTACATCGGCCTGGGGCGCCCGTTTGGCATTCCCTTTCAGGTGGTGCTGATGCTGCTGGTCGTGGCCCTTTTTGCCTGGATCATGGCGCGGACCATCTTCGGTCGGCAGGTGCTGGCTGTGGGCGGCAACGAAAAAGCCGCACGGCTTTCCGGAGTGCCAGTCGGGCGCGTGAAACTGGCGGTGTACGCCATCAGTGGTCTGCTGGCGGGCCTGGCCGGCCTGATCGTGATTGCCATCAACTCGTCCAGCGACGCCAACCAGGTGGGCCTCAACATGGAACTTGACGCCATCGCGGCCGTGGCCGTCGGGGGAACGGCCCTCACGGGCGGGCGCGCCACGGTGATCGGCACCCTGCTGGGCGCGCTGATCATTCAGCTGATTCGCTATACCCTGCTGGCCAAAGGGGTGCCCGACGCGGCCGCGCTGGTCGTCAAGGCCGGCATCATTCTGCTCGCGGTCTATGTGCAGCGCCAGCAGCACTGA
- a CDS encoding sugar ABC transporter ATP-binding protein, with protein sequence MTETEPLLVMENITKTFPGVLALQDASLRVGSAEVHALIGQNGAGKSTMIKVLTGAYRKDHGSIRLAGKEVEFHSPGAAQRGGISTIYQEVNLVGFRSVAENIFLGREPRRGPLIDGRRMHTESRQLLARFDIHVDVTEPLGAQSIAVQQMVAIARAVSFQSRLVIMDEPTSSLDEREVETLFGVIRQLKQDGVSVIFVSHRLDELYAVCDRVTIMRDGRTVDERDMREISKLELVARMLGKEIGELRRQGETAFAQTQATSDELLLDARGLQTGPALRNAHVNVRPGEIVGLAGLLGSGRTETARALFGADELQGGEIHLNGRPVHLHAPADAIGHGIGFCSEDRKTEGIIPHMSVRENLTLALLPALSRAGIVDAARQAEIVDRFIARLGIKTSGPDQKIRELSGGNQQKVLLARWLCLNPKLLILDEPTRGIDVGAKGEIQALLSELAQGGLGVLMISSELEELAEGASRVFVLRDGHTVAELPRAELSQDAIMQVMAHGEGASVASVASQGGAHA encoded by the coding sequence GTGACAGAGACAGAACCCCTGCTCGTGATGGAAAACATCACCAAGACCTTCCCGGGTGTCCTGGCCTTGCAGGACGCCTCGCTCCGCGTGGGAAGCGCCGAAGTGCACGCGTTGATCGGTCAGAACGGGGCGGGCAAAAGCACCATGATCAAGGTGCTGACCGGCGCCTACCGCAAGGACCATGGCTCCATCCGGCTCGCCGGAAAGGAAGTGGAATTTCATTCGCCCGGCGCGGCCCAGCGGGGAGGCATCAGCACCATCTACCAGGAAGTCAATCTGGTGGGCTTCCGCTCGGTGGCCGAGAACATCTTTCTCGGGCGTGAACCCCGGCGCGGCCCCCTGATCGACGGGCGGCGCATGCACACCGAGTCGCGGCAGTTGCTCGCGCGCTTCGATATTCACGTCGACGTCACCGAGCCCCTTGGAGCGCAGAGCATTGCCGTGCAGCAGATGGTCGCCATCGCGCGCGCCGTGTCATTCCAGAGCCGCCTCGTGATCATGGACGAGCCGACCTCCTCGCTTGACGAGCGCGAAGTCGAGACGCTGTTCGGCGTGATTCGCCAGCTCAAGCAGGACGGTGTCAGCGTCATTTTCGTCTCGCACCGCCTCGACGAACTGTACGCGGTATGCGACCGCGTCACCATCATGCGTGACGGCCGCACGGTCGACGAGCGCGACATGCGTGAGATCAGCAAACTCGAGCTCGTGGCGCGCATGCTCGGCAAGGAAATCGGTGAACTGCGCCGCCAAGGTGAAACCGCCTTCGCCCAGACGCAGGCCACCAGCGACGAACTGCTGCTCGACGCGCGCGGTCTTCAGACGGGCCCCGCCCTGCGAAACGCGCACGTGAACGTCCGCCCAGGAGAAATCGTCGGCCTGGCGGGCCTGCTGGGCTCCGGTCGTACCGAGACGGCCCGCGCGCTGTTCGGTGCCGACGAACTGCAGGGCGGCGAGATTCACCTGAACGGACGGCCCGTTCACCTGCACGCTCCCGCCGACGCGATCGGGCACGGCATCGGTTTCTGCTCGGAAGACCGCAAGACCGAGGGCATCATTCCGCACATGAGCGTGCGCGAGAACCTGACGCTGGCGCTGCTGCCCGCCCTTTCGCGCGCCGGCATCGTGGACGCCGCCCGGCAGGCCGAGATCGTGGATCGCTTTATCGCGCGTCTGGGCATCAAAACCAGCGGACCGGACCAGAAGATTCGTGAACTCTCCGGCGGCAATCAGCAGAAGGTGCTGCTCGCCCGCTGGCTGTGTCTCAACCCCAAGCTGCTGATTCTCGACGAACCCACCCGGGGCATCGACGTGGGTGCCAAAGGTGAAATTCAGGCGCTGCTCAGCGAGCTCGCGCAGGGCGGGCTGGGCGTGCTGATGATCTCCAGTGAACTCGAGGAACTGGCCGAAGGAGCCTCGCGCGTGTTCGTGCTGCGTGACGGGCACACCGTGGCCGAACTGCCGCGCGCCGAACTTTCGCAGGACGCCATCATGCAGGTCATGGCGCACGGCGAAGGGGCGAGTGTGGCTTCTGTGGCTTCTCAGGGAGGCGCGCATGCCTGA